In Irregularibacter muris, a single window of DNA contains:
- a CDS encoding TatD family hydrolase, with amino-acid sequence MYFDSHAHLNDERFHEDRKQLIQEAIQENISYILNPGADLPSSKEAVMLAEKHDFIYAAVGVHPHDAKTVEEDSYKQLEELARHPKVKAIGEIGLDYYYDNSPREVQKQVFQRQIKLASKLDLPIIIHNRDAHEDTYHILEQHFRKNNGGVMHSYSGSVEMAQQFIALGLYLSISGPVTFKNARKAVEVVEKVPLDKLLIETDSPYLTPLPFRGKKNHPALVKYVAQKIAEIKNITVEEVAQQTTRNAKELFRID; translated from the coding sequence ATGTATTTTGATAGTCATGCCCACCTAAATGACGAAAGATTTCATGAAGATAGAAAGCAGCTCATACAAGAGGCAATACAGGAAAATATATCTTATATTTTAAATCCCGGGGCAGACTTACCTTCTTCTAAAGAAGCGGTGATGTTGGCAGAAAAACATGATTTTATCTATGCCGCTGTGGGGGTTCACCCCCATGATGCAAAGACTGTAGAAGAGGACAGCTACAAACAATTGGAAGAATTAGCTAGGCATCCTAAGGTAAAGGCTATTGGAGAAATAGGATTGGATTATTATTATGACAATTCCCCCAGGGAAGTTCAAAAACAGGTGTTTCAAAGGCAGATAAAGCTGGCATCCAAGTTAGACCTACCTATTATCATACACAATCGAGATGCCCATGAGGATACCTATCATATTCTAGAGCAGCATTTCAGAAAAAATAATGGTGGAGTCATGCATAGCTATAGCGGCAGTGTAGAAATGGCCCAACAATTTATAGCGCTAGGCTTATATTTATCCATTTCTGGACCGGTTACTTTCAAAAATGCCCGGAAGGCAGTAGAAGTAGTGGAGAAAGTTCCTTTGGACAAGTTATTAATTGAAACCGATAGCCCTTACCTAACACCACTGCCCTTTAGGGGCAAGAAAAACCATCCCGCATTAGTAAAATATGTAGCCCAAAAAATTGCAGAAATAAAAAATATAACCGTGGAAGAAGTGGCGCAGCAAACCACTAGAAATGCCAAGGAACTTTTTAGAATTGATTAA
- the metG gene encoding methionine--tRNA ligase — translation MTKKTFYITTPIYYPSDKLHIGHSYTTVAADAAARFKRLTGYDVKFLTGTDEHGQKIQRVAEKQGKTPKAYVDEIVAGIKKLWETLDISNDQFIRTTDEDHREIVQKIFKKLYEQGDIYKSHYEGWYCTPCESFWTQGQLHDGKCPDCEREVELTKEEAYFFKMSKYQDRILEHIENHPEFVQPESIKHEMINNFLKPGLEDLCVSRTSFSWGIPVTFDPGHVVYVWVDALSNYITALGYLTDQDQEFKKYWPANVQLVGKDIARFHTIIWPAMLMALDLPLPEKVFGHGWILLQGGKMSKSKGNVVDPVILADKYGVDAIRYYVLRELPFGSDGVYSEDILVNRINADLANDLGNLLSRTVAMVDKYFAGQLPGKQESGDYDDDLIKLALETPAKVEEHMDKLQYSNALADIWKLVSRSNKYIDETMPWVLAKDEERKARLAAVLYNLVESLRFISVLISPFMPNTPKLIREQLGITEEEITTWESLKEFGNYPSEAKVQKGKVIFPRIEEEKEKVEPQPKEQPKKKKEEKVEEKSEDKEEFITIDDFGKIDFRTAKVLEVEKVKGADKLLKLQLQMGEEKRQVVSGIAQHYTPEELIGKTVVVVANLKPVKLRGEESQGMILAASKGKQLTIVTVDEDIDSGTQVR, via the coding sequence ATGACGAAAAAAACCTTTTATATTACAACCCCTATCTATTATCCCAGTGATAAGCTGCATATAGGACACTCCTATACTACAGTAGCTGCTGATGCTGCAGCCCGTTTCAAACGCCTTACGGGATATGATGTAAAGTTTCTAACAGGTACAGATGAGCATGGCCAGAAGATTCAAAGAGTAGCAGAGAAGCAAGGGAAAACCCCAAAGGCCTATGTGGATGAAATTGTGGCAGGGATTAAAAAACTTTGGGAAACCTTAGATATTTCCAATGACCAATTTATCAGAACCACTGACGAGGACCATAGAGAAATCGTTCAGAAAATATTTAAAAAGCTATATGAACAAGGGGATATTTACAAATCCCATTATGAGGGATGGTATTGCACACCCTGTGAATCCTTCTGGACCCAAGGACAATTACATGATGGAAAGTGTCCTGATTGTGAAAGAGAGGTAGAATTGACCAAAGAAGAGGCCTACTTCTTTAAAATGTCCAAATACCAAGACAGAATTCTTGAGCATATTGAAAATCATCCGGAATTTGTACAGCCCGAATCCATTAAGCATGAGATGATTAATAACTTCCTAAAACCAGGATTAGAGGATTTATGCGTATCTAGAACCTCCTTTAGCTGGGGCATCCCGGTTACCTTTGATCCAGGGCATGTGGTTTATGTATGGGTAGATGCCCTATCCAACTACATTACTGCCTTAGGCTATCTTACCGATCAGGATCAAGAGTTTAAAAAATACTGGCCTGCCAATGTTCAATTAGTAGGGAAGGATATTGCCAGGTTCCATACCATTATTTGGCCAGCTATGCTCATGGCTTTAGACTTACCTTTGCCAGAAAAAGTCTTTGGTCATGGCTGGATACTTCTACAGGGAGGAAAAATGTCTAAGTCTAAAGGCAATGTAGTAGATCCAGTGATTTTAGCGGACAAATATGGAGTGGATGCCATCAGGTACTATGTACTGAGAGAGCTACCCTTTGGCTCTGATGGCGTATATTCTGAGGACATATTGGTCAATAGAATCAATGCAGATTTAGCCAATGATTTAGGAAATCTCCTCAGCAGAACGGTGGCTATGGTAGATAAATATTTTGCAGGGCAGCTCCCTGGAAAACAAGAATCTGGAGACTATGATGATGACTTAATAAAACTTGCCCTAGAAACACCAGCAAAGGTAGAGGAGCATATGGATAAGCTACAATACAGCAATGCCCTAGCAGATATTTGGAAGCTGGTATCTAGAAGCAATAAATATATTGATGAGACTATGCCTTGGGTATTGGCCAAGGACGAGGAGAGAAAAGCAAGACTAGCGGCGGTACTTTACAATCTCGTAGAGAGCTTGAGATTTATTTCTGTATTAATCAGTCCCTTTATGCCTAATACACCTAAATTGATAAGAGAACAATTGGGCATTACAGAAGAAGAAATAACTACCTGGGAAAGCTTAAAAGAATTTGGCAATTATCCTAGCGAGGCAAAGGTACAAAAAGGAAAAGTCATTTTCCCAAGAATTGAAGAGGAAAAGGAAAAGGTAGAACCCCAACCTAAGGAACAGCCAAAAAAGAAAAAAGAAGAAAAAGTTGAAGAGAAATCAGAGGATAAAGAAGAATTTATTACCATAGATGACTTTGGAAAAATAGATTTTAGAACAGCAAAGGTACTAGAGGTTGAAAAGGTAAAGGGAGCCGATAAGCTATTAAAGCTTCAATTACAAATGGGCGAAGAAAAAAGACAGGTAGTATCAGGAATTGCCCAACACTATACTCCTGAAGAGCTAATAGGGAAGACAGTTGTGGTAGTAGCCAATCTAAAACCTGTTAAACTAAGGGGAGAAGAATCCCAAGGGATGATTCTGGCAGCCTCTAAGGGAAAACAACTTACCATTGTAACAGTAGATGAGGATATTGATAGTGGTACTCAAGTCAGGTAA
- a CDS encoding ECF transporter S component, translating to MKNSSRKLVLSGFFMALGLVLPFFTGQIPSIGNKLLPMHIPVLLCGFICGGRYGLAVGFIVPLFRSVLFGMPPMFPTALAMAFELATYGLISGLLYKVLPKNKVNLFASLMTAMISGRIVWGIVSYFLYGIHGTTFSIEVFTAGAFLNAIPGIIIQLILIPLIISSLERTKVIENA from the coding sequence ATGAAAAATTCATCAAGAAAATTAGTTCTATCTGGTTTTTTTATGGCTCTTGGCCTTGTATTGCCTTTTTTTACAGGTCAAATTCCTAGCATAGGAAATAAGTTATTGCCTATGCATATTCCGGTTTTACTATGCGGTTTTATTTGTGGAGGAAGATATGGATTGGCTGTAGGATTTATTGTACCTCTATTTAGGAGTGTTCTTTTTGGTATGCCCCCCATGTTCCCCACTGCTTTAGCTATGGCTTTTGAATTGGCTACCTATGGATTGATATCAGGGTTGTTATACAAAGTCCTACCCAAAAATAAGGTAAACCTGTTTGCCTCTTTGATGACCGCAATGATTAGTGGGAGGATTGTATGGGGAATAGTCAGTTATTTTCTATATGGCATTCATGGCACTACCTTTAGTATAGAAGTTTTCACAGCAGGGGCCTTTCTCAATGCTATACCAGGAATTATCATCCAACTTATTCTCATCCCCTTAATTATTTCATCCCTTGAAAGGACAAAGGTTATAGAAAATGCTTGA
- a CDS encoding uridine kinase family protein, whose amino-acid sequence MQKIIDQMDSLLRSKDLVIMAIDGKSGSGKSTLADLLAQYYDCNVFHMDDFFLRPELKTEERLKEVGGNVDYVRFKEEVIHGLLSSTPFQYRIYDCQTLSFSEHISVAPKKLNIIEGSYSLHPTLIHYYDLKIFLTTDDKTQSRRILKRNGPIMHKRFLHEWIPKENQYFEEMRIKEKSDIIIEVQGK is encoded by the coding sequence ATGCAAAAGATAATAGATCAAATGGATTCTCTACTTAGATCCAAGGATTTGGTTATAATGGCTATTGATGGAAAAAGTGGCTCTGGCAAAAGCACATTGGCTGACCTATTGGCCCAATACTATGATTGTAATGTCTTTCATATGGATGACTTTTTTCTAAGACCTGAGCTCAAGACAGAAGAAAGACTTAAAGAGGTTGGGGGAAATGTGGATTATGTTCGATTTAAAGAAGAAGTAATCCATGGTCTTCTGTCCTCTACTCCGTTTCAATACCGCATATATGATTGCCAAACCCTGTCCTTTTCAGAGCATATATCCGTTGCTCCAAAGAAGTTAAACATCATAGAGGGTAGTTATAGTCTGCATCCCACCCTAATCCATTATTATGATCTTAAAATATTTTTAACCACTGATGACAAAACCCAGAGTAGACGCATACTCAAAAGAAATGGCCCAATCATGCATAAAAGATTTCTCCATGAATGGATTCCCAAAGAAAATCAGTATTTCGAGGAAATGAGAATAAAAGAAAAAAGTGATATCATCATAGAAGTACAAGGAAAGTAA
- a CDS encoding spore maturation protein, translating into MKWISSAIIPLFLLTILTFGFIKRVKVYECFVEGAKDGISTAARVFPYLLTMLVAIGIFRASGALDYLIKALAPVFGLIGVPKEVLPLALMRPLSGSGGLAILADILENFHPDSFIGRVASTMMGSSETIFYTLAVYFGSIGIKDYRHTLPAALMADFAAIVASVVICSWVFGP; encoded by the coding sequence ATCAAATGGATATCTTCGGCTATTATCCCTCTTTTTCTTTTGACTATTCTTACTTTTGGTTTTATAAAAAGGGTAAAAGTTTATGAGTGTTTTGTAGAGGGGGCAAAGGATGGAATCAGCACCGCCGCTCGGGTCTTTCCTTATTTATTGACTATGCTAGTAGCCATAGGAATATTTAGAGCATCGGGAGCTTTAGATTATCTTATTAAGGCATTGGCCCCTGTATTTGGTTTGATTGGGGTACCCAAGGAAGTATTGCCCTTAGCTTTGATGCGTCCTTTGTCTGGCTCAGGAGGACTGGCCATTTTGGCAGATATTTTAGAAAATTTCCATCCGGATTCCTTTATCGGCAGAGTAGCTTCCACCATGATGGGTTCTTCTGAAACTATTTTTTATACTTTGGCAGTATATTTTGGGTCTATAGGCATTAAGGATTACAGGCATACTCTGCCTGCGGCTTTGATGGCAGATTTCGCCGCTATTGTGGCCTCGGTAGTGATTTGTAGTTGGGTATTTGGTCCGTGA
- a CDS encoding nucleoside recognition domain-containing protein yields MINILWFLMISIGIVVGFLNGRIEQVTQAAMDSAGLAVQMCIGFIGVWALWLGLMKVAEKSGFIQGIAKLLSPIMKLIFPQVPKNHPAIGAMVMNMAANMMGLGNAATPLGLKAMKELQKLNEFKTRASNAMCTFLVINTSSIQVIPTTVIALRMSAGSTNPTEIIGTALIATTISTLFGLISVKILEKGGNKA; encoded by the coding sequence ATGATTAATATCCTATGGTTTTTGATGATTAGCATTGGAATTGTGGTGGGATTTCTCAATGGAAGAATAGAACAGGTTACCCAGGCAGCTATGGATTCAGCTGGGTTGGCAGTACAAATGTGTATAGGATTTATAGGTGTATGGGCATTGTGGTTAGGACTAATGAAAGTAGCTGAAAAATCAGGTTTTATTCAGGGAATAGCCAAACTATTATCCCCTATAATGAAGCTGATTTTTCCCCAGGTACCTAAAAACCATCCCGCGATAGGGGCCATGGTGATGAATATGGCAGCCAATATGATGGGTTTGGGCAATGCGGCTACTCCTTTGGGATTAAAGGCCATGAAGGAACTACAAAAATTAAATGAATTTAAAACTAGGGCCAGTAATGCCATGTGCACATTTTTGGTCATCAATACTTCCTCCATTCAGGTCATCCCCACCACAGTCATTGCCCTAAGAATGTCAGCGGGTTCAACCAACCCCACCGAGATTATAGGAACAGCTTTAATCGCCACCACGATATCTACATTGTTTGGCTTGATCAGTGTAAAGATTTTAGAAAAAGGGGGAAATAAGGCATGA
- a CDS encoding NAD-dependent protein deacylase, whose product MTKARLKEMIDESSNIVFFGGAGVSTESNIPDFRSEEGIFKAKTQYGYPPEIILSHSFFMSHREEFYDFYRNVMIYKDAKPNPAHFALAKLEQEGKLKAVITQNIDNLHQMAGSKEVLELHGSVFRNYCMDCYKDYGLEDILESPEIVPKCKSCGGNIKPHVVLYEEGLDNEIIQKAVSYIAQADMLIIGGTSLAVYPAAGLVEYYTGDKLVLINKSQTSYDSRANLIINESIGKVLGDIVL is encoded by the coding sequence ATGACAAAAGCAAGATTAAAAGAGATGATCGATGAGAGTTCCAATATCGTATTCTTCGGTGGTGCCGGTGTATCCACTGAAAGCAATATCCCAGATTTTAGAAGTGAAGAGGGAATATTTAAAGCAAAAACCCAATATGGATACCCACCAGAAATTATACTCAGCCATAGCTTTTTTATGAGTCACCGAGAAGAGTTTTACGACTTTTATAGAAATGTAATGATTTACAAAGATGCTAAGCCCAATCCAGCCCACTTTGCCTTGGCTAAACTGGAACAAGAAGGTAAACTGAAGGCTGTCATTACCCAAAACATAGATAATTTACATCAAATGGCAGGAAGTAAAGAAGTATTGGAACTTCATGGATCTGTTTTTAGAAATTATTGCATGGATTGCTATAAGGATTATGGATTAGAAGATATATTGGAAAGTCCAGAGATTGTACCAAAATGTAAGAGCTGTGGGGGGAACATTAAACCCCATGTGGTTTTATATGAAGAAGGTTTAGACAATGAAATTATACAAAAGGCAGTATCTTACATAGCCCAGGCAGATATGCTCATCATAGGAGGGACTTCCCTAGCTGTATATCCGGCGGCCGGTTTAGTGGAGTATTATACTGGGGACAAATTGGTGCTTATCAATAAATCTCAAACATCTTACGACAGTCGCGCCAATCTAATTATTAACGAAAGCATTGGAAAGGTATTGGGAGATATTGTTTTGTAG
- a CDS encoding MtnX-like HAD-IB family phosphatase → MKRIYLVDFDGTITQKDTNDAMADTFAPKEWREIDDKWNRGEIPTKDAMEQILSMVAATEDELDEFFTSLPIDPGFKDFVQWVEKRRESIYIISDGIDFSIKRILKQHGLEDIPFFSNKISFSGEEIKVSVSQERLKGCTYGTCKCKVMENIKGQYPKNRQVVFIGDGYSDACVAPKTDLIFAKGVLAEYCQQENIDFHPFKDFGDILQELDK, encoded by the coding sequence ATGAAAAGAATTTATCTTGTAGATTTTGATGGCACTATCACCCAAAAAGATACCAATGACGCCATGGCAGATACCTTTGCTCCCAAAGAGTGGAGGGAAATAGATGATAAGTGGAATAGGGGAGAAATCCCTACTAAGGATGCTATGGAACAAATATTATCCATGGTGGCTGCTACTGAGGATGAATTAGATGAATTTTTTACATCTCTTCCTATTGATCCTGGTTTTAAAGACTTTGTACAATGGGTGGAAAAACGGAGAGAATCTATCTATATTATTAGTGATGGCATAGATTTTAGCATCAAGCGTATTTTAAAACAACATGGATTGGAGGATATCCCCTTCTTTAGCAATAAAATCTCCTTTAGTGGGGAGGAAATAAAGGTATCTGTATCCCAGGAGAGACTAAAGGGATGTACCTACGGCACTTGTAAGTGCAAAGTAATGGAAAATATTAAAGGGCAATATCCTAAGAACAGACAAGTAGTGTTTATAGGAGATGGTTATTCTGATGCCTGCGTAGCCCCAAAAACCGATCTTATATTTGCTAAAGGAGTGCTGGCAGAGTATTGTCAGCAGGAAAATATAGATTTTCATCCCTTTAAAGATTTTGGAGATATTTTACAAGAATTAGACAAATAA
- a CDS encoding S66 peptidase family protein, with protein MIKPTAIRPGDCIGLISPASGMELSFLKGGIDWLEGQGFKIKKGKFIQEKKGFLAGSIQQRVYDLHQMFEDPEVKGILCIRGGYGTLPLLPHIDYDGIKNNPKVFVGYSDITALHLAIGQRTGLITFHGPMVAELGEDVPSDNKAMLKKALMEKKPLGEITFPKDSLGLKTIYPGRATGRLIGGNLSVICATLGTPFEIDCKNKILILEEVGEANYKIHRMLSQLNLAGKLEDALGFILGEFTNCPEDAQYPLEEILEEFFVPLKKPTLWGVKCGHGRYKATLPLGCQASIVNEKLILEEAGISG; from the coding sequence ATGATAAAACCAACAGCCATAAGGCCAGGGGATTGTATAGGTTTAATTTCTCCAGCCAGTGGAATGGAGCTAAGTTTTTTAAAGGGAGGAATAGACTGGCTAGAGGGTCAGGGATTCAAAATAAAAAAAGGGAAGTTCATACAGGAGAAAAAAGGTTTTTTAGCAGGTAGCATTCAACAGAGAGTATATGATTTGCATCAAATGTTTGAAGACCCGGAAGTGAAGGGTATTCTATGTATTAGAGGGGGATATGGTACTTTGCCCCTTTTGCCCCATATTGATTATGATGGGATAAAGAACAATCCGAAGGTATTTGTAGGCTATAGTGATATTACAGCTCTTCATCTAGCCATAGGTCAGAGGACTGGATTAATTACTTTTCATGGTCCCATGGTAGCTGAGTTAGGAGAAGATGTTCCTAGCGACAACAAAGCTATGCTGAAGAAGGCATTAATGGAGAAGAAACCCCTGGGAGAAATCACTTTTCCTAAAGATAGCCTAGGACTGAAAACTATATATCCAGGGAGAGCCACAGGAAGACTAATAGGGGGAAACCTAAGCGTGATATGCGCAACCTTAGGTACACCCTTTGAAATAGATTGTAAAAATAAAATTCTCATCCTAGAAGAGGTAGGAGAGGCTAATTATAAAATCCATAGAATGCTCAGTCAATTGAACTTAGCTGGTAAACTAGAGGATGCCCTTGGTTTTATCCTAGGAGAATTTACAAACTGTCCAGAGGATGCCCAATATCCCTTAGAAGAAATCCTAGAGGAATTTTTTGTACCCCTGAAAAAGCCCACCCTTTGGGGAGTAAAATGCGGTCATGGAAGGTATAAGGCTACCTTGCCATTGGGTTGTCAAGCCTCTATAGTGAATGAAAAACTAATTCTTGAAGAGGCAGGAATAAGTGGATAG
- a CDS encoding AbrB/MazE/SpoVT family DNA-binding domain-containing protein, translating to MKSTGIVRKVDELGRIVIPVELRRTLDIHIKDSLEIFVDDQYIMLKKYEPACVFCGQAKDIMTFKNKNICPDCLEELK from the coding sequence ATGAAATCCACTGGCATTGTTAGAAAGGTCGATGAATTAGGCAGGATTGTTATTCCTGTGGAATTACGTCGTACTCTAGATATTCACATAAAAGATTCCTTAGAAATCTTTGTTGATGATCAATATATTATGCTAAAAAAATATGAACCTGCTTGTGTTTTCTGTGGACAGGCTAAAGATATTATGACTTTCAAAAATAAAAATATTTGTCCTGATTGTCTTGAGGAATTAAAATAA
- the rsmI gene encoding 16S rRNA (cytidine(1402)-2'-O)-methyltransferase, protein MNEEKIGTMYFCSTPIGNLEDITLRVLNTLKKVDLIAAEDTRHTVKLLNHFELRVPLTSYHQHNEKSKADELIDLLKQGKNIAVVSDAGMPGISDPGEELVQRCIEEDLPFTLLPGANAALTALVLSGLPTRYFVFEGFLSRDKNERSIQLERAEKETRTMIFYESPHRILNTLKILREHLGNRSIALGRELTKQYEEIWRGPIEEALEEFQTRKPRGEFVLVVKGLSQEALEEEKREQWEKWSIVEHLEYYMEQGNNKKDAMKIVAKDRGLSKREIYQYTIENKEK, encoded by the coding sequence ATGAATGAAGAAAAAATAGGTACCATGTATTTTTGTTCCACCCCCATAGGGAATTTAGAGGACATTACCCTAAGGGTATTGAATACCTTAAAGAAAGTGGATTTAATAGCAGCCGAGGATACTCGCCATACCGTTAAACTATTAAACCATTTTGAATTACGGGTTCCCCTCACAAGTTATCATCAACACAATGAAAAGTCCAAGGCAGATGAACTTATTGACCTTTTAAAGCAAGGGAAAAACATAGCTGTGGTGTCTGACGCGGGAATGCCGGGTATTTCAGATCCAGGAGAAGAATTAGTTCAAAGATGCATTGAAGAAGATCTTCCCTTTACTTTATTGCCGGGGGCAAATGCGGCCTTGACTGCTTTAGTATTATCGGGACTTCCCACAAGATATTTTGTATTTGAAGGATTTTTATCTAGGGATAAAAATGAGCGAAGCATACAATTGGAAAGAGCGGAAAAGGAAACCCGCACCATGATCTTTTATGAAAGTCCCCACCGCATTCTCAATACATTAAAGATACTAAGAGAACATTTGGGAAATAGATCCATTGCCCTGGGTCGGGAATTGACAAAACAATACGAGGAGATCTGGAGAGGTCCTATTGAAGAAGCTCTAGAAGAATTTCAAACCAGAAAGCCTAGGGGAGAATTTGTACTGGTGGTCAAGGGACTATCCCAAGAGGCTTTAGAGGAGGAGAAAAGAGAACAATGGGAAAAATGGTCCATAGTGGAGCATTTAGAATATTATATGGAACAGGGAAATAATAAAAAAGATGCCATGAAAATCGTGGCCAAGGATAGGGGATTATCCAAAAGAGAGATTTATCAATATACTATAGAAAATAAAGAAAAATAA
- a CDS encoding tRNA1(Val) (adenine(37)-N6)-methyltransferase, translating to MKNIPLKKKERIDDLQINNLKIIQNTEKFCFGMDAVLLANFAAQEIKKKNLVLDLGTGTGIIPLLLWAKAQPKKIIALEIQEQMAEMAKRSVLLNGLEDTIEILQGDIKNPPKEIYPNTYDAIVTNPPYMKNISGLQNPEQSKAISRHEILCSLEDVLRTSKRLLKPRGKFYMIHRSHRLVDILSLMRELHIEPKRIRFIQPTREKAPNLVLIQGIKGSKPEVTIESPLYVYEDNGDYTQEIYDIYQWQKEK from the coding sequence ATGAAAAATATTCCTTTAAAGAAAAAAGAAAGAATAGATGATTTGCAAATAAATAACTTAAAAATTATCCAAAATACAGAGAAATTTTGCTTTGGTATGGATGCCGTACTTTTGGCTAATTTTGCAGCCCAAGAGATCAAGAAAAAGAATTTGGTCCTAGATTTAGGCACAGGCACAGGAATTATTCCCTTGCTTCTATGGGCAAAGGCTCAGCCTAAAAAAATTATTGCATTAGAAATACAAGAGCAAATGGCGGAGATGGCCAAAAGAAGTGTCTTACTTAATGGATTAGAAGATACTATAGAGATACTTCAGGGAGATATTAAAAATCCGCCAAAGGAGATTTATCCCAATACCTATGATGCTATTGTGACCAATCCCCCCTACATGAAAAATATAAGTGGTCTTCAAAACCCTGAACAATCCAAAGCCATTTCCAGGCATGAAATTTTATGTAGCCTAGAGGATGTCCTGAGGACTTCTAAAAGACTCTTAAAACCCCGAGGCAAATTTTATATGATCCATAGAAGTCACCGCCTAGTGGATATTTTGTCCCTCATGAGGGAATTGCATATAGAGCCCAAAAGAATAAGATTTATTCAACCCACTAGGGAAAAGGCTCCCAACCTAGTATTGATCCAAGGAATAAAGGGAAGCAAACCTGAAGTCACTATAGAGTCCCCTCTGTATGTTTATGAAGATAATGGAGATTATACCCAAGAAATATATGATATTTACCAATGGCAAAAGGAGAAATAA
- a CDS encoding DUF362 domain-containing protein, protein MAYFITDDCISCGACEPECPVGVISEGDDKYVIDQDGCIDCGACADVCPVDAPQPE, encoded by the coding sequence ATGGCATATTTTATCACTGACGATTGCATCAGTTGTGGTGCATGTGAGCCAGAATGTCCAGTAGGTGTTATTAGTGAGGGAGACGACAAATACGTAATTGATCAAGATGGATGCATTGATTGCGGCGCTTGTGCAGACGTTTGTCCAGTAGATGCCCCACAGCCAGAATAA
- a CDS encoding PSP1 domain-containing protein, which yields MVKVVGIRFKKAGKIYYFDPLDIEIQAGDFSIVETARGVEYGEVVVGPKDVPEEEIVPPIKPVIRKAAEEDHERARENRIKEEEAMLICQEKIEKHNMEMKLIDVEYTFDNNKVIFYFTAEGRVDFRELVKDLASVFKTRIELRQIGVRDEAKMLGGIGSCGVTLCCSTWLGDFEPVSIKMAKEQSLSLNPNKISGICGRLLCCLKYEQEAYESAKAILPPEGEKVETPEGMAVVVRVNLLKETVKVKLLGVDEPTFLEFSEAEINWPGKKKNHGCCAANKEQEGGCCCATSQGNDKNCPSHS from the coding sequence ATGGTAAAGGTAGTGGGAATACGTTTCAAAAAGGCAGGAAAAATTTATTATTTTGATCCTTTAGATATAGAAATCCAAGCAGGGGATTTTTCTATAGTAGAAACGGCACGGGGAGTAGAATATGGAGAGGTGGTCGTAGGCCCCAAGGATGTACCTGAGGAAGAAATTGTACCTCCCATAAAGCCGGTGATTAGAAAAGCCGCTGAGGAGGACCATGAAAGGGCCCGGGAAAACCGAATAAAAGAAGAAGAGGCTATGCTCATCTGCCAGGAAAAAATAGAAAAACACAATATGGAAATGAAACTTATTGATGTAGAATATACCTTTGATAATAATAAGGTGATTTTTTACTTTACGGCTGAGGGTAGAGTAGATTTCAGAGAGCTAGTGAAGGATTTGGCTTCGGTGTTTAAAACCAGAATAGAATTAAGACAGATCGGTGTGCGGGATGAGGCCAAGATGCTAGGGGGTATAGGCTCCTGTGGCGTTACCCTATGCTGTTCTACGTGGCTGGGCGATTTTGAACCTGTTTCTATAAAAATGGCTAAGGAGCAGAGTCTGTCCCTAAATCCAAATAAAATCTCAGGGATTTGCGGGCGATTGTTATGTTGTTTGAAATATGAACAAGAAGCCTATGAAAGTGCAAAAGCTATCTTGCCTCCTGAGGGAGAAAAGGTAGAGACCCCAGAAGGTATGGCCGTGGTGGTGAGAGTGAATCTTTTAAAGGAAACAGTGAAAGTAAAATTGCTTGGGGTAGATGAACCCACATTTTTGGAGTTTTCAGAAGCAGAAATAAACTGGCCAGGAAAGAAAAAAAATCATGGTTGCTGTGCAGCCAACAAAGAGCAAGAAGGGGGATGCTGTTGTGCAACCTCCCAGGGGAATGATAAAAATTGCCCTTCCCATTCTTAG